The genomic DNA GGCTGCTTCGCCTGGCGCTGCTGCGGTACGGAAAGGGCGTGGCGTCCCGTGAGTTTCTCCTGCGGCGACTCACCTGGCTGAGCCTGAGGGAGTACGGCCTCTTGGCCTGCGTAGCCCGCATCGATGGGGAGCTGCGGCAAGGGCGGCCCGCGGTGGAGGGCAAGGAGCTTCTCTCGGCCTTCGTCGAAGAGACGGTCCGGGAGCTGCCGCGGTTGTGCCGGCTGCGGTCCACCCGCAGGGAGCGCCTGGTCGTGGCCATCGCGAAGCGCATGAGCTCAGCGGCGAAAGGCTGAGGCGCCGGCGATGTGCGGCTCAGGAGCAAAGGCCGGGCGGGCCCCCCCGAGGCCGGTCCCGTTCAAGGGAAGGCGCCGGCCCGTCGATGAAGGAGGAGGCCCCGAACCGTGTGCGCCCACCCAATCCCTAGGAGGTCCCCCATGCGACGGAATGTCTCTCTTCTCGCCCTCACCTTGGTCCTCCTGGCCCATCCCGCTGCCTGGGCCTTCGAGGTGGGCGCGAAGGCCGCCTACTGGCTGCCCAAGTTTTCCGGAGAGTTTCGCCTGGACGGCAGCGGGCTGCGGGGCACCACGGTGGACGCGAGCGACCACCTGGGTATCGACGACGAGAACTTCTTCTTCGGAGAGGCGTGGCTCTGGGTCGGCCGGCACCACCTAACCCTGGCCGGCATGCGGGTGGACTACTCGGGGAGCAAGGTGCTCTCGGAGGAGATCGTCTTCGGAGGCAGGACGTTCTCCGCGAGTGGGCGCGCCGAGAGCTCGCTGGAGTACACCATGCTCGACCTCGCCTACCAGTACGACCTCATCGACCTGGAGAACGTGCTCGCCGGCTTCTCCCTGGGCCCCATCCTCCAGGTCAAATACCTGGACGGAGAGCTGCGAATGAGCGGGGAGGGGAGCGTCAACGGAGCCGGAGGGCGGGTATCGGTCACCGAGTCGTTCCAGTTCCCGATTCCCCTGGTGGGCCTGGGGGCGCACGTGGGCCTCGTGGGGGGCTGGGTGGAGGCTCGGGGGCGGGCCGTGGGCATCGCCTACCAGGGGGACGCCCTCTGGGAAGTCCAGGCGGAGGTGGCGCTAACCCCCTTCCCCTTCCTGGAGGTCCTGGGCGGGTACCGCCACTTCGTCATCGACGTGGACCGGGACGACGTGCTCCTGGACTACACCCAGACGGGCCCCTACGTGGGGGCGGCGGTGGTGTTCTGAGGGGAGAATCTTCGACGGGATAACGGGATCGACCGGATGGGGATGAGAGCCACAGCTGGAACTCCATCGGGATCGGGATCGGGATCGATAGCGATACCGATACCGATGGCGCAGTAGATCCCGATACCCCCATGGGCTGCGGGGGTCACCCGCAGGCGGCCCCCAGTTCGGCCAGCACCTGGCCCGCCCGGTGGTGCCGGAGGCTCGCGGCCTTGGAGGGGCAGGCGGCGGCGCAGGCGCCGCAGCCCTGGCACAGGGTCGGCTCTACCGCCATGCGGCCGGTGTGGGCAACGGGGGCCGCGGCACCGGTGGGGCAGAGCGCCGCGCACAGGCCGCAGCCGGCGCACCGGTCCGGGTCGACCTCGGCGACCGCCGGGTCCACGTCGATCCGCCCCCGCAGCAGCAGCGCCCCTGCCCGGGCCGCCGCCGCCCGGCCCGAGGCCACGGCCTCGTCGAGGGCTTTGGGGCCCTGGCAGGCGCCGGCCAGGTAGACCCCCGCCGAGGCGGTCTCCACGGGCCGAAGCTTCGGGTGGGATTCCAGGAAGAAGCCGTCGGGGCCGGTGGCGATCCGAAGGCGCCGGCCAAGCTCCGGCGCGTCGGGCGCCGGCCTCGCCCCGCAGGCCAGGACCACCAGGTCCGCGGCCAGCTCCTGGGCCTCCCCCAGCAGGGTGTCCTCGAACCGCACGGCGAGACGCTCCCCCTTGCGGCACACCTCCGAGGCGCTCCCCCGGCGAAAGAGCACCCCGTTTCGGGCCGCGGCCTCGTAGGCCTCCTCCGCCCCCCGGGCGTAGGCCCGTAGATCCGTGTAGAGCACCTGGACGGAAGCCTGGGGATTCCGGGAGCGCACCTCCTCGGCCTGCCGCACGCTCACCATGCAGCACACCCGGGAGCAGTGGGCGGCCCCCGCGCTCTGATCCCGGGAGCCGATGCACTGGAGGAAGGCCACCGACCGGGCCGGCGCGCCGCCGGTTCCAACCGGGCCCTCCGAGGTGCGCAGGAGCTCCTCGAGCTTCTCCTGGGTGACGATGCGCGGGTCGGCGCCGTACCCGAGCTCGGGCCGCCCCCCTTCCGGCTGGTCCGGGCGGTAGAGCCCGCTCCCCGTGGCGACGATCAGGGCCCCGACGGAGCGGGCCGCGGGGCCAGAGGGGGTCTCCAGGTCGGCGCGAAAATTCCCCGGCGGGCCGGAGAGGGCCAGGAGCCGGGACTCCAGGAGAAGCTCGATCCGGGGGTGCCCGGCGACCTCGCGCACCCGCTCGTCGAGCCACGGCCCCACCTCTCCCCCCTCGGGGAAGGACCGCCCCAGGGCGGCGGCCCGGCCTCCGAGCCGGGCGGAGGAATCCGCCAGCACCACCCCGAGCCCCATGCGGGCGAGCGAAGCGGCGGCCGCCAGGCCCGCCGGCCCGCCCCCGAGCACCAGGGCCGCGGGCACCACCGGCGCCTCGCTCCCCTCCAGGGGCTCCTGGCCTCGGACCCGGGCCAGCCCCATGTGCACGAGATCCCGGGCCACGCAGGTGGCCTCATCCCGGTCCGGGTGGACCCAGGAGCACTGCTCCCGCACGTTGACGTGGCAGAGGAGGTAGGGGTTCACGCCCTCGGCGGCGCAGGCCTTGCGGAAGGTGGTCTCGTGCATCCGGGGCGAGCACGCCGCCACCACGACCCGGCCGGCCCGCCCCTCCCGCAGGTCGTCGCGGATGAGCTCCTGGCCCGGCCGGGAGCACAGGTACGGGTAGTGGCGCACGACCGAGACCCCCGGGCAGGCGGCGAGCTCCGCGGCCAGGGCTTCCACGTCCACCGTGGCGGCGATGTTCTGGCCGCAGTGGCAGAGGTAGACGGCGGTGCCTGCTGGCGTGCCGGGTGCCGGGTGCCGGGTACCACGTGACGGGTGACGGGTGACGGGTGACGGGGAGGTCACGCCGCGTCCTCCCTCCCTCTCCCCCCCGCG from Thermodesulfobacteriota bacterium includes the following:
- a CDS encoding 4Fe-4S binding protein, with amino-acid sequence RGGEREGGRGVTSPSPVTRHPSRGTRHPAPGTPAGTAVYLCHCGQNIAATVDVEALAAELAACPGVSVVRHYPYLCSRPGQELIRDDLREGRAGRVVVAACSPRMHETTFRKACAAEGVNPYLLCHVNVREQCSWVHPDRDEATCVARDLVHMGLARVRGQEPLEGSEAPVVPAALVLGGGPAGLAAAASLARMGLGVVLADSSARLGGRAAALGRSFPEGGEVGPWLDERVREVAGHPRIELLLESRLLALSGPPGNFRADLETPSGPAARSVGALIVATGSGLYRPDQPEGGRPELGYGADPRIVTQEKLEELLRTSEGPVGTGGAPARSVAFLQCIGSRDQSAGAAHCSRVCCMVSVRQAEEVRSRNPQASVQVLYTDLRAYARGAEEAYEAAARNGVLFRRGSASEVCRKGERLAVRFEDTLLGEAQELAADLVVLACGARPAPDAPELGRRLRIATGPDGFFLESHPKLRPVETASAGVYLAGACQGPKALDEAVASGRAAAARAGALLLRGRIDVDPAVAEVDPDRCAGCGLCAALCPTGAAAPVAHTGRMAVEPTLCQGCGACAAACPSKAASLRHHRAGQVLAELGAACG